The following are from one region of the Thermoproteus uzoniensis 768-20 genome:
- a CDS encoding zinc ribbon domain-containing protein, whose amino-acid sequence MLTYSLKCDAEKAREAIGGDYAVVELGGPVRLVESVVSLYLDDMPICMYKSWRLTYTDLAQLGLSKAEVYVKGGRSVVRLVRDDERLGLRELIEGSPLIVHAMDVNEAGIAYRVFRLGGYTELLAKGVASSISEAFVPKKGVNVLVADIPMMPQYEKHLKDLLAIGREHFVELHTTMLSDVCPVCGGRMVKKGRLVYCPRCKVQLNRDVNAAWTLARNIIRRLGRMEQLAELREVFMLSYPDV is encoded by the coding sequence ATGCTGACGTACAGCCTCAAATGCGACGCCGAGAAGGCGAGGGAGGCGATCGGCGGCGACTACGCCGTGGTCGAGCTGGGAGGGCCCGTCAGACTGGTCGAGTCCGTCGTGTCGCTCTACCTCGACGACATGCCCATATGCATGTACAAGTCCTGGCGCCTCACCTACACCGATCTGGCCCAGCTGGGCCTATCCAAGGCCGAGGTCTACGTCAAGGGCGGTAGATCCGTCGTGAGGCTCGTGAGAGACGACGAGAGGCTCGGGCTAAGGGAGCTGATAGAGGGCAGTCCCCTCATAGTGCACGCCATGGACGTCAACGAGGCCGGCATAGCCTACAGAGTCTTCAGGCTCGGCGGCTACACGGAGCTCCTAGCCAAGGGAGTTGCGTCGAGCATATCGGAGGCCTTCGTGCCCAAGAAGGGCGTCAACGTACTCGTGGCCGACATACCCATGATGCCGCAGTACGAAAAACACCTCAAAGACCTCCTCGCCATCGGCCGGGAGCACTTCGTGGAGCTCCACACGACCATGCTCTCCGACGTCTGCCCCGTCTGCGGCGGGAGGATGGTGAAGAAGGGACGCCTCGTCTACTGCCCCCGTTGCAAGGTCCAGCTCAATAGGGACGTCAACGCCGCGTGGACGCTGGCCAGGAACATAATAAGGAGGCTCGGGAGGATGGAGCAACTCGCCGAGCTGCGCGAGGTCTTCATGCTCTCCTATCCCGACGTCTGA
- a CDS encoding PaREP1 family protein, whose translation MDVEVLERPLPKPSAEDYVSARLLEALVEAGLALRFLREGFVRNAAGKAFQAWKAFMAALLRLDLDKLKALARSEDERRWLESTAVPRVPTSRMTALSQMLEDAGHTKLSFATDKALKLHDYQYHGPDPDMALSKYRDRGEAARDVVLLLRELAERAEALRGRVKWSEELEKALEELRRGLLAR comes from the coding sequence GTGGACGTGGAGGTTCTTGAGAGGCCCCTCCCCAAGCCCTCCGCCGAGGACTACGTCTCTGCCCGCCTCCTAGAGGCCCTCGTGGAGGCCGGGCTGGCTTTGAGATTTCTGAGAGAGGGCTTTGTGAGGAACGCCGCCGGCAAGGCCTTCCAGGCGTGGAAGGCGTTTATGGCCGCCCTCCTTAGACTTGACCTAGACAAGTTGAAGGCTCTGGCGAGAAGCGAAGACGAGAGGCGTTGGCTAGAATCCACGGCGGTGCCCCGTGTGCCCACCAGCAGAATGACCGCCCTCTCGCAGATGCTTGAAGACGCAGGCCACACAAAACTTTCCTTCGCCACAGACAAGGCACTTAAACTACACGACTACCAGTACCACGGGCCGGACCCCGACATGGCTCTGTCGAAGTATAGGGATAGGGGAGAGGCGGCGAGAGACGTAGTCCTCCTCTTGAGAGAACTCGCCGAGAGGGCAGAGGCGTTGAGGGGGAGAGTCAAGTGGAGCGAAGAGCTGGAAAAGGCGCTGGAGGAGCTGAGGAGAGGGCTTCTGGCGCGTTGA
- a CDS encoding RAD55 family ATPase yields MKTGIGPIDDLLPPDGLPPGYLVLLEGPLGVGKTFFAYCFAVSAAKAKAPAAVFAVDALPEDVAETLRRRGVDPGSVAIVDGFYAPTDRLNKMKGWGKAKLDVLDTKAVLDKLAELADEVRGGVVVIDSLNEIILRTSNVFELFRGLKIFAKYTGSLVVGVVHTDVEDVKNTLALAEHLADVIIQAEMDPDLEQMGLFIRRIRVARAKGLQVPHDWIHVDIVDGRVVEVDVKSLLRDLNRKVAELGVRIGV; encoded by the coding sequence ATGAAGACCGGGATAGGCCCCATCGACGATCTGTTGCCGCCGGACGGGCTTCCGCCCGGCTACCTCGTGTTGCTCGAAGGGCCTCTCGGAGTTGGGAAGACCTTCTTCGCGTACTGCTTCGCCGTCTCGGCGGCCAAGGCCAAGGCGCCGGCGGCCGTTTTCGCCGTAGACGCCTTGCCCGAAGACGTGGCGGAGACGCTCAGGAGGAGAGGCGTAGATCCGGGCTCCGTCGCCATTGTGGACGGGTTTTACGCCCCGACCGACAGACTCAACAAGATGAAGGGGTGGGGCAAGGCCAAGCTCGACGTCCTCGACACGAAGGCCGTCTTGGACAAGCTGGCGGAGCTCGCCGACGAGGTGAGGGGCGGCGTCGTGGTGATAGACTCCCTCAACGAGATCATATTAAGGACCTCCAACGTCTTCGAGCTGTTTAGAGGCCTCAAGATCTTCGCCAAGTACACCGGCTCGCTCGTCGTCGGGGTAGTCCACACAGACGTGGAAGACGTGAAGAACACTCTGGCCCTCGCCGAACATCTAGCCGACGTCATAATACAGGCGGAGATGGACCCCGATCTGGAGCAGATGGGCCTCTTCATAAGGAGGATAAGGGTCGCGAGGGCCAAGGGACTTCAAGTGCCGCACGACTGGATACACGTCGACATAGTTGATGGGAGGGTGGTGGAGGTGGACGTCAAGTCGTTGTTGAGGGACTTGAACAGGAAGGTGGCCGAGCTCGGGGTAAGGATCGGCGTCTGA
- a CDS encoding GH116 family glycosyl hydrolase, which translates to MVRYTSRDSLRAGVPLGGIGAGKVELDNKGRLVNATFANNWSRPIRELRGFHVFVYAEDLDKHLFAQDVSVLGTLPTLGSAGFVEAEYEGRWPFVWLRGRRGGLEVEVEGFSAVVPGDLKDSSLPAAGLAVRVRGSRRGIAAVSIPNVVGANNVGRINEPVPGGFKARNARAHEYDPQNGELALLAKDPVAVIPQFNLDVPRSEAPKVCALGPEDERPWLYLMGKADFGPRVAEASGGGEQPAGVVAASYEGGEARFVLSWYFDKPWALYPYGHYYENFFKDAADVGRYFLDEYDRLRRRTAEWQEGLVDPALPEWLRDAVINSAYILSAGTWLTKDGRFSIYEAPEVAPMHGTVGGLCYETGSLPVVLMFPQLERSFLEQLARHMRDDGYVPHDLGTHSLDAPSDGTTAPPRWKDTNPTFILLVYRYYKRTGDIDFVKSVYGRLVAAYRWMRGQDRDGDGLPELEGSGDSGFDCAKIRGPSAYTSSLWIAALVALRDLAEAVGDSKTAEEAGSDLERARNSFERSFDGVSYKAWDGAPEGAVFAALAVGDWWLYLAGSREGAARRDRLASALSAVLRVNGSASANCAPNASTGRPEADGEISERVGRQLTASWPRLIFSVAALGYALTGDAAWLSLAEKEWRRLVELGMVWDQPSLLLCPEGRPYEVYLDHYIGSAALWSFTYRYALSRLRGV; encoded by the coding sequence ATGGTTAGATACACCTCGCGGGATTCCTTGAGGGCCGGCGTCCCTCTTGGCGGGATTGGGGCGGGCAAGGTCGAGCTCGACAACAAGGGCCGTCTGGTCAACGCCACGTTTGCCAATAACTGGAGCAGGCCGATAAGGGAGTTGAGAGGGTTCCACGTATTCGTCTACGCCGAGGATCTCGACAAGCACCTCTTCGCCCAGGACGTCTCGGTGCTGGGGACCTTGCCCACGTTGGGGTCGGCAGGTTTTGTGGAGGCCGAATACGAGGGGCGTTGGCCCTTCGTTTGGCTTAGAGGCAGGCGCGGCGGCTTGGAGGTGGAGGTCGAGGGGTTCTCCGCCGTAGTCCCCGGCGACCTCAAAGACTCGTCGTTGCCGGCCGCCGGCCTCGCGGTCAGGGTGCGCGGCAGCAGAAGGGGGATAGCCGCCGTGTCGATACCCAACGTGGTCGGGGCCAACAACGTGGGGAGGATAAACGAGCCGGTCCCCGGCGGGTTTAAGGCGAGGAACGCGCGGGCCCACGAATACGATCCCCAGAACGGGGAGCTGGCCCTACTCGCCAAGGACCCAGTCGCGGTTATACCCCAGTTCAACCTCGACGTGCCTCGGTCTGAGGCTCCGAAGGTCTGCGCGTTGGGGCCCGAGGACGAGAGGCCTTGGCTGTACTTGATGGGCAAGGCCGATTTCGGACCTCGCGTAGCAGAGGCCTCAGGCGGCGGGGAGCAGCCTGCCGGCGTCGTCGCGGCGTCCTACGAGGGCGGCGAGGCGCGTTTCGTCTTGTCGTGGTACTTCGACAAGCCTTGGGCCCTCTACCCCTACGGCCACTACTACGAGAACTTCTTCAAGGACGCGGCGGACGTAGGGCGGTATTTCCTGGACGAGTACGACAGGCTCAGGCGGAGGACGGCGGAGTGGCAAGAAGGGCTGGTGGACCCCGCTCTGCCGGAGTGGCTGAGAGACGCCGTGATCAACAGCGCCTATATTCTGTCCGCCGGCACTTGGCTTACGAAAGACGGCAGGTTCTCCATCTACGAGGCCCCCGAGGTGGCGCCCATGCACGGCACCGTGGGCGGCCTCTGCTACGAGACCGGCTCCCTCCCAGTCGTGTTGATGTTCCCCCAGCTAGAGCGCTCCTTCCTGGAGCAACTGGCCCGCCATATGAGGGACGACGGATACGTGCCTCACGACTTGGGCACTCACAGCCTCGACGCGCCGTCCGACGGCACGACCGCGCCGCCTCGGTGGAAGGACACAAACCCGACCTTCATACTGCTCGTCTACAGATACTACAAGAGGACCGGCGACATCGACTTCGTGAAGTCGGTGTACGGGCGGCTCGTCGCCGCGTATAGATGGATGAGGGGCCAGGACAGGGACGGCGACGGCTTGCCCGAGCTGGAGGGATCCGGCGACAGCGGCTTCGACTGCGCCAAGATTCGGGGGCCCTCGGCCTACACGTCCAGCCTCTGGATAGCCGCGCTCGTCGCGTTGAGGGACCTAGCCGAGGCTGTGGGGGACTCGAAGACGGCCGAGGAGGCCGGCTCGGATCTGGAGAGGGCCAGGAACTCCTTTGAGAGATCGTTCGACGGCGTCTCCTACAAGGCGTGGGACGGCGCGCCTGAAGGCGCCGTCTTCGCGGCGCTCGCCGTAGGGGACTGGTGGCTGTATCTGGCCGGGTCGAGGGAAGGCGCCGCGCGGCGCGACAGGCTGGCCTCCGCCCTCTCGGCCGTGCTGAGGGTCAACGGATCTGCGTCGGCCAACTGCGCGCCCAACGCCTCGACGGGCAGGCCTGAGGCAGACGGCGAAATCTCTGAGCGGGTGGGCCGCCAGCTGACCGCGTCGTGGCCCCGCCTCATATTCAGCGTGGCCGCCTTGGGCTACGCCTTGACCGGCGACGCCGCGTGGCTCTCCTTGGCCGAGAAGGAGTGGAGGAGGCTCGTGGAGCTCGGCATGGTCTGGGACCAGCCGTCCCTCCTCCTCTGCCCCGAGGGGAGGCCGTATGAGGTGTATCTGGACCACTACATAGGGAGCGCCGCTCTGTGGAGCTTCACATATAGGTACGCGCTGTCGAGGCTACGCGGGGTCTAG